A genomic segment from Nicotiana tabacum cultivar K326 chromosome 9, ASM71507v2, whole genome shotgun sequence encodes:
- the LOC107827224 gene encoding G-type lectin S-receptor-like serine/threonine-protein kinase At1g11330 isoform X1 has protein sequence MITCNQNLQYLLINILVLYAFYFGLCIGICNITSTQYLRDPATLWCPGNIFMLGFFNPQNSSYRYVGIWYNFSETTVVWVANRDKPLKDSSGVVKISEDGNLVVMNGDKETLWSSNISSTSQITNSTAQLQGGNLVLLDNSNNGSIIWKSYQHPCDTFLPKMKIPINSTKTGEKTGLRSWKSPLDPSFGDFSSSITTILPQLFIWKGKYPHWRSGQWNGQIFIGVKHMRSVHTGGYNVVDDEEGTVYLTGLADRKEAVRFTLEPNGNLVQSNWDENERKWKIPWLAINNDCDVYGTCGPFGSCNSLDSPICSCVRGFDPKSREEWEKGNRSSGCVRRKPLQCEEKKKTSKEDGFVKMGFMKVPDLAEWLPPKMEDECRSQCLRNCSCLAYAFDAGIGCMSWSRTLIDIQEFQRAGTSLYIRVAYSELDHPRKIRLVAVLVIVSFFIVCVGMFLCWFWISRRRGKIWFQFKRNHQLDGKKISLEENITTKVDLEDLSMFKFEVLAMSTDQFHENNKLGQGGFGPVYKGILADGKEIAVKRLSTASGQGMEEFMNEVLVISKVQHRNLVRLLGCCIDKEEKMLIYEYLPYKSLDVFLFDPTHKGILDLSKRLHIIEGIGRGLLYLHRDSRIKIIHRDLKPSNILLDNDFNPKISDFGMARIFKCNQDQAETKKVAGTYGYMAPEYAIKGTFSEKSDVFSFGVLLLEIMCGQKVASFWNEDIPLSLLGYAWELWKENDISNFIDPVIWEPDFEVVLKRCIHIGLLCVQEFARDRPTISTVLSMLSSEVTSLPAPLQPAFANFFEDNGGSVNYVTLTNLDGR, from the exons ATGATCACTTGTAATCAAAATCTGCAATATCTTCTTATTAACATTCTTGTTCTTTATGCTTTCTATTTTGGACTTTGCATAGGAATATGTAACATTACCAGCACTCAATATCTAAGAGATCCAGCAACTTTATGGTGTCCTGGTAACATCTTCATGTTGGGATTTTTCAATCCTCAAAATAGCTCGTATCGATACGTTGGTATTTGGTATAACTTCTCTGAAACAACTGTAGTTTGGGTGGCCAATAGAGACAAGCCTTTGAAAGATTCTTCTGGAGTTGTTAAGATATCTGAGGATGGCAATCTTGTGGTTATGAATGGAGATAAAGAAACTCTTTGGTCATCAAATATTTCCTCAACTTCACAAATTACAAATTCAACTGCTCAGCTCCAAGGTGGGAATCTTGTTCTACTTGACAACTCGAATAATGGTAGCATAATATGGAAAAGTTACCAACATCCTTGTGATACATTCTTGCCCAAAATGAAAATACCTATTAACTCTACAAAGACAGGAGAGAAAACAGGGTTGAGATCTTGGAAAAGCCCTTTGGATCCAAGTTTTGGTGACTTTTCAAGTAGCATTACCACGATCCTTCCCCAGCTTTTTATTTGGAAAGGGAAGTATCCTCACTGGAGAAGTGGTCAGTGGAATGGTCAGATATTCATTGGAGTAAAGCATATGCGATCCGTGCATACCGGTGGATACAATGTTGTAGATGATGAAGAGGGAACTGTTTATCTTACTGGTCTTGCTGATAGAAAGGAAGCCGTGAGATTCACATTGGAGCCGAATGGGAACTTGGTTCAATCAAACTGGGATGAGAATGAGAGGAAATGGAAGATCCCTTGGTTAGCTATCAACAATGATTGTGATGTCTATGGAACTTGTGGTCCATTTGGAAGTTGCAATTCATTGGATTCACCAATTTGTTCTTGTGTGAGAGGTTTTGATCCAAAGAGTAGAGAAGAATGGGAGAAAGGAAATAGGAGTAGTGGTTGTGTGAGGAGGAAACCTTTGCAAtgtgaagaaaagaagaaaacaagtaAAGAAGATGGATTTGTGAAGATGGGATTCATGAAAGTGCCTGATTTGGCAGAATGGTTACCACCTAAGATGGAAGATGAATGCAGAAGCCAATGCTTGAGAAATTGTTCTTGCCTAGCCTATGCATTTGATGCGGGGATAGGCTGTATGTCATGGAGTAGAACCTTGATTGACATTCAGGAATTCCAACGCGCTGGCACATCTCTTTACATCCGTGTGGCATATTCTGAACTCG ATCATCCCAGAAAGATCAGACTAGTTGCAGTTCTAGTGATAGTATCTTTTTTTATTGTTTGCGTTGGCATGTTTCTTTGCTGGTTTTGGATATCAAGGCGAAGAGGTAAAATATGGTTTCAGTTTAAAAGGAACCATCAGTTGGATGGAAAGAAGATCTCTTTGGAAGAAAATATTACTACCAAAGTTGATTTGGAGGATTTATCAATGTTCAAGTTTGAAGTGCTTGCAATGTCCACAGACCAGTTTCATGAGAATAATAAGCTTGGACAAGGTGGTTTTGGTCCGGTATACAAG GGAATATTAGCAGATGGGAAAGAAATAGCAGTCAAGAGGCTTTCAACTGCCTCAGGACAAGGGATGGAAGAGTTCATGAATGAAGTGTTGGTGATATCTAAAGTCCAACATAGAAACCTTGTTAGATTATTGGGATGTTGCATAGATAAAGAGGAGAAGATGTTGATCTATGAGTACTTGCCATATAAAAGCTTGGATGTCTTTCTCTTTG ATCCAACACATAAAGGAATCTTGGATTTGAGCAAACGCCTCCACATTATCGAAGGGATTGGGCGAGGACTACTTTATCTACACAGAGATTCAAGAATAAAGATAATCCACAGAGATCTAAAGCCAAGTAATATTTTGCTAGATAATGATTTCAATCCAAAGATTTCAGACTTTGGCATGGCTAGAATTTTCAAATGCAACCAAGATCAAGCAGAGACAAAAAAAGTTGCAGGAACCTA TGGGTATATGGCCCCAGAATACGCCATCAAAGGGACATTCTCTGAGAAATCTGATGTTTTTAGCTTTGGAGTGCTACTGTTGGAAATCATGTGTGGGCAAAAGGTTGCAAGTTTTTGGAATGAGGATATCCCATTAAGCCTTCTTGGATAT GCATGGGAACTCTGGAAAGAGAATGATATATCAAATTTCATTGATCCAGTGATATGGGAACCAGACTTTGAAGTGGTGTTAAAGAGATGCATACACATAGGTTTGTTGTGTGTTCAAGAATTTGCTAGAGACAGGCCAACAATTTCAACTGTTCTTTCCATGCTTTCCAGTGAAGTTACAAGTTTGCCAGCACCATTACAGCCCGCTTTCGCTAACTTTTTTGAGGATAATGGAGGTTCTGTAAATTATGTCACTTTGACAAACCTTGACGGCAGATAA
- the LOC107827224 gene encoding G-type lectin S-receptor-like serine/threonine-protein kinase At1g11330 isoform X2: MITCNQNLQYLLINILVLYAFYFGLCIGICNITSTQYLRDPATLWCPGNIFMLGFFNPQNSSYRYVGIWYNFSETTVVWVANRDKPLKDSSGVVKISEDGNLVVMNGDKETLWSSNISSTSQITNSTAQLQGGNLVLLDNSNNGSIIWKSYQHPCDTFLPKMKIPINSTKTGEKTGLRSWKSPLDPSFGDFSSSITTILPQLFIWKGKYPHWRSGQWNGQIFIGVKHMRSVHTGGYNVVDDEEGTVYLTGLADRKEAVRFTLEPNGNLVQSNWDENERKWKIPWLAINNDCDVYGTCGPFGSCNSLDSPICSCVRGFDPKSREEWEKGNRSSGCVRRKPLQCEEKKKTSKEDGFVKMGFMKVPDLAEWLPPKMEDECRSQCLRNCSCLAYAFDAGIGCMSWSRTLIDIQEFQRAGTSLYIRVAYSELDHPRKIRLVAVLVIVSFFIVCVGMFLCWFWISRRRGKIWFQFKRNHQLDGKKISLEENITTKVDLEDLSMFKFEVLAMSTDQFHENNKLGQGGFGPVYKGILADGKEIAVKRLSTASGQGMEEFMNEVLVISKVQHRNLVRLLGCCIDKEEKMLIYEYLPYKSLDVFLFDPTHKGILDLSKRLHIIEGIGRGLLYLHRDSRIKIIHRDLKPSNILLDNDFNPKISDFGMARIFKCNQDQAETKKVAGTYFGVLLLEIMCGQKVASFWNEDIPLSLLGYAWELWKENDISNFIDPVIWEPDFEVVLKRCIHIGLLCVQEFARDRPTISTVLSMLSSEVTSLPAPLQPAFANFFEDNGGSVNYVTLTNLDGR; encoded by the exons ATGATCACTTGTAATCAAAATCTGCAATATCTTCTTATTAACATTCTTGTTCTTTATGCTTTCTATTTTGGACTTTGCATAGGAATATGTAACATTACCAGCACTCAATATCTAAGAGATCCAGCAACTTTATGGTGTCCTGGTAACATCTTCATGTTGGGATTTTTCAATCCTCAAAATAGCTCGTATCGATACGTTGGTATTTGGTATAACTTCTCTGAAACAACTGTAGTTTGGGTGGCCAATAGAGACAAGCCTTTGAAAGATTCTTCTGGAGTTGTTAAGATATCTGAGGATGGCAATCTTGTGGTTATGAATGGAGATAAAGAAACTCTTTGGTCATCAAATATTTCCTCAACTTCACAAATTACAAATTCAACTGCTCAGCTCCAAGGTGGGAATCTTGTTCTACTTGACAACTCGAATAATGGTAGCATAATATGGAAAAGTTACCAACATCCTTGTGATACATTCTTGCCCAAAATGAAAATACCTATTAACTCTACAAAGACAGGAGAGAAAACAGGGTTGAGATCTTGGAAAAGCCCTTTGGATCCAAGTTTTGGTGACTTTTCAAGTAGCATTACCACGATCCTTCCCCAGCTTTTTATTTGGAAAGGGAAGTATCCTCACTGGAGAAGTGGTCAGTGGAATGGTCAGATATTCATTGGAGTAAAGCATATGCGATCCGTGCATACCGGTGGATACAATGTTGTAGATGATGAAGAGGGAACTGTTTATCTTACTGGTCTTGCTGATAGAAAGGAAGCCGTGAGATTCACATTGGAGCCGAATGGGAACTTGGTTCAATCAAACTGGGATGAGAATGAGAGGAAATGGAAGATCCCTTGGTTAGCTATCAACAATGATTGTGATGTCTATGGAACTTGTGGTCCATTTGGAAGTTGCAATTCATTGGATTCACCAATTTGTTCTTGTGTGAGAGGTTTTGATCCAAAGAGTAGAGAAGAATGGGAGAAAGGAAATAGGAGTAGTGGTTGTGTGAGGAGGAAACCTTTGCAAtgtgaagaaaagaagaaaacaagtaAAGAAGATGGATTTGTGAAGATGGGATTCATGAAAGTGCCTGATTTGGCAGAATGGTTACCACCTAAGATGGAAGATGAATGCAGAAGCCAATGCTTGAGAAATTGTTCTTGCCTAGCCTATGCATTTGATGCGGGGATAGGCTGTATGTCATGGAGTAGAACCTTGATTGACATTCAGGAATTCCAACGCGCTGGCACATCTCTTTACATCCGTGTGGCATATTCTGAACTCG ATCATCCCAGAAAGATCAGACTAGTTGCAGTTCTAGTGATAGTATCTTTTTTTATTGTTTGCGTTGGCATGTTTCTTTGCTGGTTTTGGATATCAAGGCGAAGAGGTAAAATATGGTTTCAGTTTAAAAGGAACCATCAGTTGGATGGAAAGAAGATCTCTTTGGAAGAAAATATTACTACCAAAGTTGATTTGGAGGATTTATCAATGTTCAAGTTTGAAGTGCTTGCAATGTCCACAGACCAGTTTCATGAGAATAATAAGCTTGGACAAGGTGGTTTTGGTCCGGTATACAAG GGAATATTAGCAGATGGGAAAGAAATAGCAGTCAAGAGGCTTTCAACTGCCTCAGGACAAGGGATGGAAGAGTTCATGAATGAAGTGTTGGTGATATCTAAAGTCCAACATAGAAACCTTGTTAGATTATTGGGATGTTGCATAGATAAAGAGGAGAAGATGTTGATCTATGAGTACTTGCCATATAAAAGCTTGGATGTCTTTCTCTTTG ATCCAACACATAAAGGAATCTTGGATTTGAGCAAACGCCTCCACATTATCGAAGGGATTGGGCGAGGACTACTTTATCTACACAGAGATTCAAGAATAAAGATAATCCACAGAGATCTAAAGCCAAGTAATATTTTGCTAGATAATGATTTCAATCCAAAGATTTCAGACTTTGGCATGGCTAGAATTTTCAAATGCAACCAAGATCAAGCAGAGACAAAAAAAGTTGCAGGAACCTA CTTTGGAGTGCTACTGTTGGAAATCATGTGTGGGCAAAAGGTTGCAAGTTTTTGGAATGAGGATATCCCATTAAGCCTTCTTGGATAT GCATGGGAACTCTGGAAAGAGAATGATATATCAAATTTCATTGATCCAGTGATATGGGAACCAGACTTTGAAGTGGTGTTAAAGAGATGCATACACATAGGTTTGTTGTGTGTTCAAGAATTTGCTAGAGACAGGCCAACAATTTCAACTGTTCTTTCCATGCTTTCCAGTGAAGTTACAAGTTTGCCAGCACCATTACAGCCCGCTTTCGCTAACTTTTTTGAGGATAATGGAGGTTCTGTAAATTATGTCACTTTGACAAACCTTGACGGCAGATAA